A section of the Rhipicephalus sanguineus isolate Rsan-2018 chromosome 11, BIME_Rsan_1.4, whole genome shotgun sequence genome encodes:
- the LOC119375546 gene encoding epoxide hydrolase 4: MIPSSIGRLIVLAIGSTMWIWMEAYVKLQISWHGEDILKPLNRQEPADFSNRSYGDHITVKLSSITVHYVSKGCESTLRDRPVVLLLHGFLDFWYIWNRQIPALANNFCVVAPDLRGYGLSTKPHDPDEYVMTLLIQDVKGLLDYINPNHTRQVVLVGHGWGGMISFCFATMYEKMIDKMIIINGMHPKAFAKQLLRSLRQIRMSWYLLPFRHPVVPEQYLIMRDFAFFDQVHRGFNTDEEYAHKYMFSQKGALTGAINYYRAVNESEELYKLQYRKINVTTLILWGQEDAFYTSPIARFNQEWLPSSYLLYYKRAGHWLQRECSEQVTGRIREFALKGKLELLKNAAPKGEKVGKCAEWTAPGKTRRLAECPLLPQNATVPTFGLE; encoded by the exons ATGATTCCTTCAAGTATCGGCAGACTTATCGTCCTTGCTATCGGAAGTACTATGTGGATCTGGATGGAGGCGTACGTCAAGTTGCAGATATCGTGGCACGGAGAAGACATCCTAAAGCCCTTAAACCGCCAAGAGCCGGCAGACTTCAGCAATCGCAGCTACGGAGACCACATAACTGTGAAACTCTCT TCCATTACAGTTCACTACGTGTCAAAGGGTTGTGAAAGTACACTTCGAGATCGTCCTGTGGTGCTTCTGTTGCATGGATTCCTCGACTTCTGGTACATCTGGAACAGGCAGATTCCTGCTCTCGCCAACAATTTCTG CGTTGTGGCTCCAGACTTACGCGGCTATGGCCTTTCTACAAAACCCCATGATCCCGATGAATATGTGATGACGTTACTGATCCAGGATGTGAAAGGTCTGCTGGATTACATAA ATCCGAACCATACTAGACAGGTGGTTCTCGTTGGCCATGGCTGGGGAGGCATGATCAGTTTTTGCTTTGCCACAATGTACGAGAAGATGATTGACAAGATGATCATCATCAACGGCATGCACCCGAAGGCATTCGCAAAGCAGCTTCTTCGAAGCCTCCGGCAGATCAGGATGTCATG GTATCTGCTTCCATTCCGACACCCCGTCGTTCCCGAGCAGTACCTAATCATGCGGGACTTCGCTTTCTTTGATCAAGTGCACAGAGGCTTCAATACGGACGAGGAGTACGCCCACAAGTACATGTTCTCCCAGAAAG GTGCCCTCACAGGGGCTATCAACTACTACCGCGCTGTGAACGAGAGTGAGGAACTGTATAAGCTGCAGTATCGCAAGATCAACGTGACCACGCTCATCCTGTGGGGACAAGAGGACGCGTTTTACACATCCCCCATTGCGAGATTCAACCAAGAATGGCTTCCGTCATCATACCTGCTATACTACAAGAGGGCAGGGCACTGGTTACAGCGAGAGTGCTCCGAACAGGTTACCGGCCGCATCAGGGAGTTTGCACTCAAAGGAAAACTTGAGCTTCTAAAGAATGCAGCACCTAAAGGAGAAAAGGTGGGGAAGTGCGCGGAGTGGACTGCACCGGGTAAAACGAGGAGGTTGGCCGAATGTCCGTTGCTTCCACAAAACGCGACTGTACCTACCTTTGGTTTGGAATAA